The genome window GCCCGGTTCTGAAAACGCCCGGGCCGTGAGGCTCCTGCCGCAGTTCGTGCTTGCGTTTGAGGAAGCGCCTGAAGCTTCCGACGCCATGGTCCTTCGCGTTCTCGCGCATGAAAAGTGGGATTCCCCCATGTGCGCGCTCTCGCTCGAGGATGCCGTGCTTCTCGAAGGCCTTTCAGCTCAATCGTGCACGGACCTTCCGGAACGAAACGGAATTTTTCCTGAAGTAAAGGGGCTCTATCCGATGCCTCCGGGAACCGGAGCCGTCCTTCAGGTCCGAGTGGCTCCCGGCGCCGCGGATCCCGCCCGCATTGCGAAGATTTTGAAGCGCAGCGCCGCCATTCTTCTTCGGCGTCTCGACATTGCCCGCGCCCGCGCGCATGAGGGCCCGGCGCTCGAAAGGGCGCTCCTTGACGGCGCATGAAGGCATCTCGCCCTCCGGTTCGGAGGGGAGGCCCTCTCCACTTTTGTTTCTGAATCCAACTTCCATTCACTGATCGAATCCATCAAGAGGAGATAAACCATGAAAACCATCCAGCTTCCCGCCCCGAAGACGCTCGGCACGCTCACCCTCGAAGCGGCGCTCAAGGCCCGCCGCACCAACCGCGAATGCACGAATGCGGCATTGGACGACGCCGAACTCGCCGCGCTCCTCTGGGCCTGCGCCGGCCTCACGACGGAAGACGGCCGCCGTACGACGCCTTCGACCCTTGACCTCCGTGCGGTTTCGCCCTACGTTCTGCGCGCCGACGGCGCCTGGCGCTGGAATGCCGCTGCCAACACGCTCGAGCAAACTGCTGAGGAAGATGTCCGCAAGGTTTCGACCGCCTATCAGTTTGAATACGTCGAAAAGGCGCCCGTGACGATCGTCTTCGTTGCCGACCAGGAACGCGCGAAGAATGCCCGTCCGACCGGCGTCTACGTCGACGCGGGCACGATGGGGCAGTCCTGCTACCTCGCCGCCGCTGCGCTCGGTCTTGCCGGCTGCGTCCGCGCCTCCTTCGACCATGAGGAACTCAGGAAAGCCATGAAGCTCGGCGAAAAGCTCGAACCCATCGTGCTCTTCACCTGCGGCCGCCCCGCCTGATCTACGGCGGCGGCACCCTGCGGGCCGATCCTGAGCCTCGATGCCCGATAATGAAGACTTAACGAATTCTTCATTTCTTTTCGGGATCGAACCCGTGCGCCGCCTTGCCGACATACTGCTTCTATTTCTTGAAGCCCGAAAAGGACGACCAGCGCTTATTGCGCTCCTCGTCCTTTTTCTCTTTTCGCTCTACTCGGTTTCGACCCACATCACGTCGCACCCCTTTGAAGCCGACGTGGCGTCGCTCCTTCCCGAATCCCTCGCGCCCGAACTCTCTCCTCAGATTGAATCGAAGCTGAGGGAGCAGCTCTCGCGAACGGAAACGGAACGCATCGCAGCCGTTTTAACGCTCACCTTCCCGAGCGATGCCGCCGCCCGCAAAAAGGAAGGCGAAAAAGCGCTTTTCGACGCTGCGCGCGGCTGGGAAGCGCTCGTTCTCAGGAACCCGGCGCTGCAGCGCGCGGATCCCGCCGGGACCGGCGCAGTCCCGAATATCCCTCAGGCCGCCGGTAATCTCCTCACGCAAAAAGACAAGGCGGAACTTGAAAGACTCGTGAAGCTCCCGCCTGAAAGCGCTTCTCAGGCGCTTGCGGCCAAAGCCGTCCGCACGATGTCGGGCTTCAGCACGGGCGCCGCGAGCTTCTCGGCCGACCCGTTCGGGACCCTTGACCACTGGATTCTCGAGCGTCTCTCGGCGACCCCCTGGCAGAGAACGGAAGCGGAGGGGCGCACCTGGCTCCTGGTCAAAAGCGCTGATCCCCGGGAGCGCTCTCTTCTTC of Sutterella faecalis contains these proteins:
- a CDS encoding nitroreductase family protein, which gives rise to MKTIQLPAPKTLGTLTLEAALKARRTNRECTNAALDDAELAALLWACAGLTTEDGRRTTPSTLDLRAVSPYVLRADGAWRWNAAANTLEQTAEEDVRKVSTAYQFEYVEKAPVTIVFVADQERAKNARPTGVYVDAGTMGQSCYLAAAALGLAGCVRASFDHEELRKAMKLGEKLEPIVLFTCGRPA